The following proteins are encoded in a genomic region of Nicotiana sylvestris chromosome 4, ASM39365v2, whole genome shotgun sequence:
- the LOC104237746 gene encoding phosphoenolpyruvate carboxylase kinase 2-like: MSQALKSDFQICEEIGRGRFGIVYRCFSPVTGHSYACKSIEKSLLLDSTDRECLDKEPKILQLLSGSPNILHLYKIYEDEHFLHMVTDLCPNNDLYDRVSTGPLSERAAANILVQLISAINHCHKMGVAHRDIKPDNILFDSQDRLKLADFGSAEWFVGCEEGLMSGVVGTPYYVAPEVLMGKEYNEKVDVWSAGVILYIMLSGVPPFYGETPTETFQAVLRANLRFPTRNFRSVSPEAKDLLRKMICKDVSRRFSAEQVLRHPWVINGGSMAD; the protein is encoded by the exons ATGAGCCAAGCCTTGAAAAGCGACTTCCAAATCTGCGAAGAAATCGGCCGTGGTAGATTCGGTATCGTCTACCGCTGCTTCTCTCCGGTCACCGGTCATTCCTACGCCTGTAAATCTATTGAAAAATCCCTCCTCCTCGATTCCACCGACCGTGAGTGCCTCGACAAGGAACCCAAGATTCTCCAGCTCCTTTCCGGTAGCCCAAACATTCTCCACCTCTACAAAATCTACGAAGATGAACACTTCCTTCACATGGTAACCGACCTCTGCCCAAACAACGATCTTTACGACCGGGTTTCCACTGGACCGTTATCCGAGCGCGCCGCCGCTAACATTCTGGTCCAATTAATTTCCGCCATTAATCACTGTCACAAAATGGGGGTGGCCCACCGTGATATTAAGCCGGATAATATCCTTTTTGATTCGCAGGACAGGTTGAAATTAGCTGATTTTGGATCTGCGGAGTGGTTTGTTGGGTGTGAGGAGGGGTTGATGAGTGGGGTGGTGGGTACGCCGTATTACGTGGCGCCGGAGGTTTTAATGGGTAAAGAATACAATGAGAAAGTGGATGTGTGGAGCGCCGGTGTTATTTTGTATATTATGCTTTCTGGGGTTCCTCCTTTTTACGGTGAAACTCCAACCGAGACATTTCAGGCTGTTTTAAGGGCAAATTTGAGATTTCCAACTAGGAATTTTAGGTCGGTTTCGCCTGAAGCTAAGGATTTGCTGAGGAAGATGATCTGTAaggatgtttctagaaggttttcAGCTGAACAAGTCCTGA GACACCCATGGGTGATTAATGGAGGATCAATGGCTGATTAG